One stretch of Prionailurus viverrinus isolate Anna chromosome C1, UM_Priviv_1.0, whole genome shotgun sequence DNA includes these proteins:
- the LOC125173236 gene encoding LOW QUALITY PROTEIN: securin-like (The sequence of the model RefSeq protein was modified relative to this genomic sequence to represent the inferred CDS: inserted 1 base in 1 codon): MATLIFVDKENGEPGTXVAPRDGQKLRSKPPVKTLGGRSQVSTPQVGKMLDAQATLPKVTRRALGTVNRATENSVKNNGPLKQKQPNFSAKKVTEKTVKAKSTVPASDDTYPEIEKFFPFNPLDFENFDLPEEHQIAHLPLNGVPLMILDEERELEKLLHLGPPSPLKMPSQPWESNLLQSLSVLSTLDVELPPVCYDLDI; the protein is encoded by the exons ATGGCTACCCTGATCTTTGTTGATAAGGAAAATGGAGAACCGGGCA ATGTGGCTCCCAGGGACGGGCAGAAGCTGCGGTCTAAGCCTCCAGTCAAAACTTTAGGTGGGAGATCTCAGGTTTCAACACCACAAGTAGGCAAAATGTTGGATGCTCAAGCAACCTTGCCTAAAGTTACCAGAAGGGCTTTGGGAACTGTCAACAGAGCCACCGAAAATTCAGTAAAGAACAATGGACCTCTCAAACAGAAGCAGCCAAACTTCTCTGCCAAAAAGGTAACTGAGAAGACTGTCAAAGCAAAAAGCACTGTTCCAGCCTCGGATGACACCTatcctgaaatagaaaaattctttCCCTTCAATCCTTTAGATTTTGAGAATTTTGACCTGCCTGAAGAGCACCAGATTGCACACCTCCCCTTGAATGGAGTGCCTCTCATGATCCTTGATGAGGAGAGGGAACTTGAAAAGCTGTTACACCTGGGCCCCCCTTCACCTCTGAAGATGCCCTCTCAACCATGGGAGTCTAATCTGTTGCAGTCTCTAAGCGTTCTGTCGACCCTGGATGTTGAATTGCCACCTGTTTGTTATGACttagatatttaa